The Nitratidesulfovibrio sp. genome has a window encoding:
- a CDS encoding autotransporter outer membrane beta-barrel domain-containing protein — protein MFSPFPPRSAHAATRPPRARYLSIPQLVIVVGVALLALLALSGPLRAANTGGTEQADPYNPVMNAYVGQYEMVSYVGIDGGYTGNVYGGQSSGNFVQANTVILTTGTVTGTVYGGSSWSDEAKQNIVTLYGAQVGEYIFGGHVLAGTSAATDNTVNINGGTVESVYGGASASGSVLRNNVTINGLGSAWSPSGAVVNYDVFGGLVSNAADSSITAAYNSVNMNGGMVSGNIYGGMIESGAGAATDNTVTMIYGTVAEDITGGESTSGASRRNAVTISGGSVNGYVYGGYSYSDDATDNTVTISGLAAVGGYLYGGLAESGGVATGNTVTISGGSVDGDVISGSSGVATGNTVNISGGTLGRNVYGGIGSSGTAQDNDVNISGGTVTGYVYGGRADGSGTAANNVVTISGGTVLGYVYGGRASGSGDALLNTVAITGGELHDNVYGGSSNNSDATGNTVRIEGAPTFGPTSALYGGNANTGTGDVRTGNTLEMWTTGVSVKGLHNFQNLYFYLPSTIAAGSTVLTVADAVDISTPATGPSTGATTVGVGIMGGGAPTLATGDSVTLIKSNTGLTADAGLANTISGMQGISTLYTFTLETSADALVARVGEASNTSEGIRKSPSEGQAAGVAALTQGGDLAGGQGMASAQQAARAAGAGAAAQGGWGGFGSTSGGMSTYATGSHVDARGVSIMLGLAKRFGLDGADLVAGPFFEAGVGSYDSYNDGPGGDDSIHAWGDSNYQGGGLLARLEATQGMLKGLYGEVSARAGSLHTTYRSDDLNPALGRASYQTTSGYVGTHGGLGYVWELDESTDLDMYGKYFWTHTEGSSVTVFGDDLDFDAVDSQRLRAGARLSHDLTSNIRPYVGAAWDHEFAGSARSTVNGQSVAAPSLAGDTGVGEVGLVWKPVEDSGFSVDLGAQGYVGMRQGWSGALQVKYEF, from the coding sequence ATGTTCTCGCCCTTTCCCCCACGGTCCGCGCATGCCGCCACAAGGCCCCCCCGCGCACGCTACCTTTCCATACCGCAACTGGTCATCGTGGTGGGCGTGGCCCTGCTGGCCCTGCTGGCCCTGAGCGGGCCGCTGCGGGCCGCCAACACCGGCGGCACCGAGCAGGCAGACCCGTACAACCCCGTCATGAACGCCTACGTCGGCCAATACGAAATGGTCAGCTACGTCGGCATTGATGGCGGGTACACCGGCAACGTCTATGGGGGCCAAAGCTCTGGCAACTTTGTCCAGGCCAACACCGTGATCCTGACCACCGGCACGGTGACCGGCACTGTTTACGGCGGCAGCAGTTGGAGCGACGAGGCCAAACAAAACATCGTAACCCTGTACGGCGCGCAGGTCGGCGAGTACATCTTCGGCGGGCATGTCCTTGCCGGCACGAGTGCGGCCACAGATAACACCGTGAACATAAATGGCGGCACGGTGGAGAGCGTGTACGGCGGTGCCTCTGCCTCCGGCAGCGTCTTGCGCAACAACGTGACCATAAATGGCCTGGGCAGCGCCTGGAGCCCGTCTGGCGCCGTGGTGAACTATGACGTCTTCGGCGGCCTCGTCAGCAACGCCGCCGACTCCTCCATCACCGCAGCCTACAACTCGGTGAACATGAACGGCGGCATGGTGAGCGGCAACATCTACGGCGGCATGATCGAATCCGGCGCGGGTGCGGCCACGGACAACACCGTGACAATGATCTATGGCACGGTGGCCGAGGACATCACCGGCGGCGAATCCACCTCCGGCGCATCCAGGCGCAACGCCGTGACCATTTCCGGCGGCTCGGTAAACGGATACGTCTACGGCGGCTACTCCTACTCCGACGATGCCACGGACAACACCGTGACCATCTCCGGCCTTGCTGCCGTGGGCGGCTACCTTTATGGCGGCTTAGCCGAATCCGGCGGCGTCGCCACGGGCAACACCGTGACCATTTCCGGGGGCTCGGTGGACGGCGACGTGATCAGTGGCAGCTCCGGCGTCGCCACGGGCAACACCGTGAACATTTCCGGCGGCACGCTGGGCCGCAACGTCTACGGCGGCATCGGCAGCTCTGGGACCGCCCAGGATAACGACGTGAACATTTCCGGCGGCACGGTGACCGGCTATGTCTACGGTGGCCGCGCCGACGGCAGCGGCACCGCCGCGAACAACGTAGTGACCATTTCCGGCGGCACGGTGCTCGGCTATGTCTACGGTGGCCGCGCCAGCGGCAGCGGCGACGCCTTGCTCAACACGGTGGCCATTACCGGCGGCGAGTTGCACGACAACGTCTATGGCGGCTCCTCCAACAACAGCGACGCCACGGGCAACACCGTGCGCATCGAGGGCGCTCCCACCTTCGGGCCAACCAGCGCCCTGTACGGCGGCAATGCCAACACGGGCACCGGCGACGTGCGCACCGGCAACACCCTGGAAATGTGGACCACGGGCGTTTCGGTAAAGGGGCTGCACAACTTCCAGAACCTGTATTTCTACCTGCCGTCCACCATCGCAGCGGGAAGCACCGTGCTCACGGTGGCCGACGCCGTGGACATCAGCACGCCCGCCACCGGTCCTTCCACAGGCGCCACCACCGTGGGCGTGGGCATCATGGGCGGCGGCGCCCCCACGCTGGCCACGGGCGACAGCGTAACCCTCATCAAGTCCAACACCGGCCTGACGGCTGACGCGGGCCTGGCCAACACCATCTCGGGCATGCAGGGCATCTCCACCCTGTACACGTTCACGCTGGAGACCTCCGCCGATGCCTTGGTCGCCCGGGTGGGCGAGGCTTCCAACACCAGTGAGGGCATCCGCAAGTCCCCGTCCGAAGGACAGGCCGCCGGGGTGGCCGCCCTGACGCAGGGCGGCGACCTGGCTGGCGGACAGGGCATGGCCAGCGCCCAGCAGGCGGCCCGCGCCGCCGGTGCGGGCGCAGCAGCGCAGGGCGGCTGGGGCGGGTTTGGCTCCACCTCAGGCGGCATGTCCACCTATGCCACGGGTTCGCATGTGGACGCGCGGGGCGTGTCGATCATGCTGGGCCTTGCCAAACGCTTCGGGCTGGATGGCGCGGACCTGGTGGCCGGGCCGTTCTTTGAGGCGGGCGTGGGTTCGTACGACAGCTACAACGACGGCCCCGGCGGCGACGATTCCATTCACGCCTGGGGCGACAGCAATTATCAGGGCGGCGGCCTGCTGGCACGACTGGAGGCCACGCAAGGCATGCTCAAGGGCCTGTACGGGGAAGTCTCGGCCCGCGCCGGGAGCCTGCACACCACCTACCGCAGCGACGACCTGAACCCCGCCCTGGGCCGGGCCTCGTATCAGACCACCTCCGGCTATGTGGGCACGCACGGCGGCCTTGGCTACGTGTGGGAACTGGACGAGTCCACCGACCTCGACATGTACGGCAAGTACTTCTGGACCCATACCGAGGGCAGTTCCGTGACCGTTTTTGGCGACGATCTGGATTTCGACGCGGTGGACTCGCAACGGCTGCGCGCGGGCGCGCGCCTGAGCCACGACCTTACCTCCAACATCCGCCCATACGTGGGCGCGGCGTGGGACCACGAGTTCGCCGGTTCGGCACGCAGCACGGTGAACGGGCAAAGCGTGGCCGCTCCGTCGCTGGCCGGAGACACGGGCGTGGGCGAAGTGGGGCTGGTGTGGAAGCCTGTGGAGGACAGCGGCTTTTCCGTGGACCTCGGCGCACAGGGCTACGTCGGCATGCGCCAGGGTTGGAGCGGCGCGCTGCAAGTGAAGTACGAGTTCTGA